Within Marinomonas mediterranea MMB-1, the genomic segment TCCAAATATCTATTCGCCACACAGGCGATGCATTATTGAACTACATATACAGGTTCTCGACTCACACCCAAAAAGACCCGATTTATTAGATGTCTTAGATTGTAAAGAGTTTGCTAAATCAGCGAGTGATATTCTCAAGCACTCGAAATACAACTACCACCACTTTTCTGACACCATCATGTTGCTGCATCTCGCAATACACGCAAGTTACTCCCATACCTTTAACTGCGGCCCCCTGTTTATCTCAGACATAGGAATGCTTATTCAGCGAAATGAAGTAAACTGGCCTCGTTTCTGGGAGTTATGTGAGGAAGGGCAATGGACAAAAGGTTGCTTAATCACCTTACAAATCGTAGAGCTATACTGGAGCAACGTGACAATTGACTGGCCAACATCGCAAGACTCTTTTACTCACAACTTGAATCTATCTTCTATTGCGGCTCTAAGTCTGCAAAACTTAGAGTACAAAGAAGGAATTGGTCTTCGAAAAAACATCGCGACTCAGCACTGGTTTATTTACGCGTTGAAAAAACTCATTATACCTAAAGCTAACTTAGCAAGAGCCTATAATATAGAAGTCACTTCTTGGAAATTATATTTGTTCTATATAATACGACCTTTTAACCGTCTAATGAGTTTTTTTAGAACCAAGAATGACCCAGATACAAAAACAAGTGTCCAAGTTCATACATACCTTGAATCTAAAGACTAACTACGCTGAGTCGCTTTAGAGTTTTCAGCAAGAAATTACGAATACAAAGGCCAACGCCAGCGCTTTCTAGCCCTACGAAAATTACTGACGTCGTAGAAACTGAAATGCTCAACCAAGTCCGCTTCTGTGTAAAACATTCTATCGTGCAAGAAGTGGCCTTCGTCCTCACGAATTTGATCCACCAGCATTTGGTAGCTTGTATTGTGCTTCTTAAGCTTACGTTTCAAGGTCGCTAAACTCATTCCTGCGTATTCGCACAACGCTTCGAGTGACGGAATACAGCTAACATCCTGCGCTAGATAAGAACGAACTTCTTCAACAATACTGTATGTTTCATTATTCATTACCTCAGCCAATACCGTTTGATAAAGTCCTTGAGACGGCATTTTTAGTGCAGATCGCGCACATTGATTCGAAATACTGACGCTGTAACGCTTCACGCCAACACTTAACTCCTTGCCCCAAACACCTGAGTACTCTTCCAAGTTTTCAGGAACATCTTCCAACTCAAATTGCCAATCAACTGCCGTATTTATAGGAAGCAACCAATCGCAGGCATATCGAAACGCTTCCATGCTATAGGTCATCACAAAGCGTTTGTGAATGTTGTCCTGTAGCAGGCCAAATGAATCACGAAACACAAAAAACAAGCGATCTTCAGTTTGTCGTCGTTCAATTGATATAAGAGGAGACCAGTGACTCGTACTGTTCATCAGTAAATACAGAGCATCATTTAAAGTGGGCGCATGCTGCATACCCTGCGACCACGACTGAAGCGCACTGGGGAGTAGGCGTTGGCCCAATTGAAACGCTAAATCGGAGCGGTAATCCGTCAACGTCGCGTTGTAGCAAAGTTGAGCCATTTGCTCAGCACTCACTTTTCTTTCTAAAGAAAAGAAATTGTCTTGAAAGAGTCGAGTTTTGCGAAGAAATACATCGGGTAATTCACCAAACTCCATTAACAAGTCATTTAACAATGCCATCCCCGACTGCAAACCAATAAAAGCGTCCGTACTTTCAAGCCACGCTTTTTTCTTCATTGGCGCTGGTTCCCCATTATTAAACAAACGTGTGGACATCAGCTTGGGCGAACCGTTACCGAGACATTACTATTGGAAGGAATCGATTCAATCAACGCAATCTGAGCAAGCTTGATTGCTTGAGTCGTTTCCCTTTCATCCATATGTGCAGCCACACTCTGCTTAGAGTGCATCACCGACATCTCAATAGCGGTCTGGGAAGAAGACGAAAAATATCGAATCGCTCGCAATGCCATAATCAAATCCTGAACCATCTTATGTAGAT encodes:
- a CDS encoding AraC family transcriptional regulator ligand-binding domain-containing protein gives rise to the protein MKKKAWLESTDAFIGLQSGMALLNDLLMEFGELPDVFLRKTRLFQDNFFSLERKVSAEQMAQLCYNATLTDYRSDLAFQLGQRLLPSALQSWSQGMQHAPTLNDALYLLMNSTSHWSPLISIERRQTEDRLFFVFRDSFGLLQDNIHKRFVMTYSMEAFRYACDWLLPINTAVDWQFELEDVPENLEEYSGVWGKELSVGVKRYSVSISNQCARSALKMPSQGLYQTVLAEVMNNETYSIVEEVRSYLAQDVSCIPSLEALCEYAGMSLATLKRKLKKHNTSYQMLVDQIREDEGHFLHDRMFYTEADLVEHFSFYDVSNFRRARKRWRWPLYS
- a CDS encoding nucleotidyltransferase domain-containing protein; the encoded protein is MDQLPLFLLDLLFRPENVRQLQIDNLNEEEVSLLARTCAQHRIGPLLSESIKKANLSVPDTLSDYLTKANKKSIQRYLAIQSELIAINKLFSENEIPLVVLKGAVISSDVYPSPHLRPMRDLDVLIERKDTKKAVQLLKDNGYTPEINLDVFDLDATKDFPNIYSPHRRCIIELHIQVLDSHPKRPDLLDVLDCKEFAKSASDILKHSKYNYHHFSDTIMLLHLAIHASYSHTFNCGPLFISDIGMLIQRNEVNWPRFWELCEEGQWTKGCLITLQIVELYWSNVTIDWPTSQDSFTHNLNLSSIAALSLQNLEYKEGIGLRKNIATQHWFIYALKKLIIPKANLARAYNIEVTSWKLYLFYIIRPFNRLMSFFRTKNDPDTKTSVQVHTYLESKD